One Leptolyngbyaceae cyanobacterium genomic window carries:
- the radC gene encoding DNA repair protein RadC has protein sequence MTYSLRIADIPSSERPRERLMTHGPKSLANAELIALLLGTGQGKGKLSAVGLGQYILQQLSQHGRDPLAVLRDISVAELMKIPGIGPAKATTILAAIELGKRSFASRPLDRTPIESPAAAAATLCNDLMWQSQERFAVLLLDVKNRLMGTQVITIGTATETLAHPREIFREVIRQGATRVIIAHNHPSGNVEPSQEDINLTKQLLIAAQFLNIPLLDHLILGNGDHLSLRETTSLWDEYPQGD, from the coding sequence ATGACCTATAGCCTGAGAATTGCAGATATCCCCAGCAGTGAACGTCCCCGCGAACGATTGATGACACATGGGCCGAAAAGCCTTGCCAATGCCGAATTGATCGCTCTTTTGTTGGGTACGGGTCAAGGAAAAGGAAAGTTATCTGCAGTAGGTTTAGGACAATATATTTTGCAGCAATTGAGCCAACACGGACGAGATCCTCTGGCAGTCTTGCGAGATATCAGCGTAGCGGAATTGATGAAAATACCAGGTATTGGGCCAGCTAAAGCCACTACTATCTTAGCTGCGATCGAATTAGGAAAAAGATCCTTTGCTAGCCGACCGCTCGATCGCACCCCGATCGAAAGTCCCGCCGCCGCCGCCGCCACCCTCTGCAATGACCTGATGTGGCAGTCACAGGAAAGATTCGCCGTCTTATTGTTAGATGTGAAAAACCGATTGATGGGAACGCAAGTAATTACCATCGGCACGGCTACAGAAACCTTAGCCCATCCCCGGGAAATTTTCCGCGAAGTGATCAGGCAGGGAGCAACGCGAGTAATTATCGCTCACAACCATCCCTCTGGCAATGTAGAACCTTCCCAAGAAGATATTAATTTGACCAAGCAGCTATTGATCGCAGCGCAGTTTTTGAATATTCCCCTATTGGATCACCTGATCTTAGGGAATGGCGACCATTTAAGTTTGCGAGAAACCACTAGTTTGTGGGACGAATATCCCCAAGGAGATTGA
- a CDS encoding S-layer homology domain-containing protein codes for MLNLNRFSSASATILAFGLTAGVVAPIALNAPASAQTQAPANTQTTFNDLNGYWAAPFIQSLAARNIITGYPNGQYRPNQPVQRAEFAAMLQKAFDRNQVRQLTGTGFVDVANNYWATSAIQEAYETGFMAGFPGSRFYPNRGVTKAEAIVALANGLGLTPNQTAATTLSNYYTDDDAIPSYAVGPIAAATEANIVVNYPNVNTLAPSRVLTRGEAAALIHQALVNQGVLQPIANAQAANYIVGNTTNATGNQVPGNTLQNTAPDATNQNITPNNTNQNITPNNTNQNLTPNNTNQNLTPNNTNQNLTPNNPNQTIAPNNANPNLTPNSPNQTITPNNPNNPNENIGPNNPNNPNQNIAPNNTNQNINQPGSPNAQ; via the coding sequence ATGCTAAATTTAAATCGTTTTTCATCAGCAAGTGCAACTATATTAGCTTTCGGATTAACAGCAGGTGTAGTTGCACCAATAGCGCTTAATGCTCCTGCTAGCGCCCAAACGCAAGCTCCTGCTAATACTCAGACTACCTTTAACGATCTAAACGGTTATTGGGCAGCACCATTTATTCAATCTTTAGCTGCCAGAAACATAATTACCGGATATCCTAACGGACAATACAGACCGAATCAGCCAGTACAAAGGGCTGAATTTGCCGCCATGCTTCAGAAAGCTTTCGATCGAAACCAAGTACGCCAATTAACTGGTACGGGTTTTGTTGACGTTGCTAATAATTATTGGGCAACCTCAGCTATCCAAGAAGCATACGAAACCGGATTTATGGCAGGTTTTCCCGGTAGCCGTTTTTATCCCAATCGAGGAGTTACAAAAGCTGAAGCAATTGTAGCTTTAGCCAATGGTTTGGGATTAACTCCTAACCAAACTGCGGCAACAACTCTCAGCAATTATTATACAGATGACGATGCCATTCCTAGCTATGCAGTAGGGCCGATCGCAGCCGCCACCGAAGCAAATATCGTCGTCAACTATCCCAACGTAAATACTCTCGCTCCCAGTCGAGTATTAACTCGTGGGGAAGCTGCTGCTTTAATTCACCAAGCTTTAGTCAATCAAGGGGTTTTACAGCCAATTGCTAACGCTCAGGCAGCTAATTATATTGTTGGTAATACCACCAACGCAACCGGAAATCAGGTTCCCGGTAATACGCTACAAAATACAGCGCCGGATGCCACAAACCAAAACATCACGCCCAATAACACCAATCAAAACATCACGCCCAATAACACCAATCAAAACTTAACACCCAATAACACAAACCAAAACTTAACACCCAATAACACCAATCAAAACTTAACACCCAATAATCCCAATCAAACTATTGCGCCTAACAACGCAAATCCCAATTTGACACCTAATAGTCCCAATCAAACCATTACTCCTAATAATCCCAACAATCCTAACGAAAACATCGGTCCCAATAACCCTAACAATCCCAATCAAAACATCGCGCCTAATAACACTAACCAAAACATCAACCAGCCTGGTTCTCCCAATGCACAATAG
- the lgt gene encoding prolipoprotein diacylglyceryl transferase produces MKGAEVFYGAKCCFTKGIFMVFGIPLLPLAFQFTSPGPIILELGPVAIRWYGLLIASAVLIGVTLSGYLAKRRGIDPDLPGELAIWLVVAAIPCARLYYVLFQWEEYAQNPADIIAIWKGGIAIHGAILGGVVAALIFARVQKVAFWQLADLVAPSLILGQAIGRWGNFFNSEAYGAPTDLPWKLYIPPQNRLSGYENVAYFHPTFLYESLWDLMIFGILLALFFRSLKGKPHLKVGTLALVYLFGYSSGRFWIEGLRTDSLMLGPLRIAQVVSIGGIILGLTGLAWLYLLRRNLPDVVRANHEWDASGESSDSSSK; encoded by the coding sequence ATGAAGGGTGCTGAAGTTTTTTATGGCGCAAAATGTTGTTTCACCAAAGGTATTTTCATGGTTTTTGGTATTCCTCTCTTGCCCTTAGCTTTTCAGTTTACTTCGCCGGGGCCGATTATCCTTGAGTTGGGGCCAGTTGCGATCCGCTGGTACGGTTTGTTAATTGCTTCTGCGGTACTGATTGGAGTTACCCTTTCCGGCTATTTAGCCAAACGGCGGGGGATCGATCCCGATTTGCCGGGAGAATTGGCGATTTGGCTGGTGGTGGCGGCAATTCCTTGCGCCCGACTTTACTACGTTTTGTTTCAGTGGGAGGAGTATGCCCAGAACCCAGCTGATATCATAGCCATTTGGAAAGGTGGCATTGCGATTCATGGCGCGATCCTGGGCGGTGTTGTGGCAGCGTTGATTTTTGCCAGAGTTCAAAAAGTGGCTTTCTGGCAATTGGCAGATTTAGTTGCTCCTTCCCTCATTCTCGGTCAAGCGATCGGGCGTTGGGGAAATTTCTTCAATTCCGAAGCATACGGCGCTCCTACCGATTTGCCTTGGAAACTCTACATTCCGCCTCAAAACCGCCTTTCCGGATATGAAAATGTTGCTTATTTCCATCCCACTTTCCTGTACGAGTCTCTCTGGGATTTAATGATTTTCGGGATACTACTCGCTCTCTTCTTTCGTTCTCTGAAAGGAAAACCACATTTAAAAGTAGGTACTCTGGCGCTGGTGTATCTTTTTGGTTACAGCAGCGGTCGATTTTGGATTGAAGGATTGAGAACTGATAGCTTGATGCTAGGCCCACTGCGAATCGCACAAGTGGTCAGTATCGGGGGTATTATCCTGGGATTAACAGGTTTAGCTTGGCTTTATCTATTGAGACGAAATCTCCCCGATGTAGTCCGAGCTAATCATGAGTGGGATGCTAGTGGAGAATCTTCTGATTCTTCATCTAAGTAG
- a CDS encoding proteasome-type protease gives MTYCLGIITRFGLVMAADSRTNAGVDYISTYQKLFDFSAPGERAILMCTSGNLSMTQGVLTLIQKDLKAREDVNLHTLPTLYEVARYIGGKIREVQDIDRSWLHKDNIDFKCSILLGGQIKGEEPGLYLIYSQGNFIQATPETPFLQIGETKYGKPILDRTLNFDTPLEACAKCAILSIDSTMKSNISVGPPITMVMYQTDSLTIRHKLKLRLGDPYLAKIRKWWEDSVKKAFEQMPDIEWEYNPEPFQEDVVID, from the coding sequence ATGACTTATTGCCTTGGCATTATTACTCGCTTTGGATTGGTTATGGCTGCTGATTCTCGTACTAATGCGGGAGTCGATTATATCTCTACCTACCAAAAGTTGTTTGATTTTTCCGCGCCCGGGGAACGAGCTATCCTGATGTGTACTTCGGGAAATCTATCGATGACTCAAGGAGTTCTTACGTTAATTCAAAAGGATTTGAAGGCGCGAGAAGACGTAAACCTGCATACTTTACCAACTTTGTATGAAGTTGCTCGTTATATCGGTGGGAAAATACGGGAAGTGCAAGACATTGACCGTTCTTGGCTGCATAAAGATAATATTGATTTCAAATGCAGCATTCTTTTAGGTGGCCAAATTAAAGGGGAAGAACCGGGACTTTATTTGATTTACAGTCAGGGTAACTTTATCCAAGCTACTCCGGAGACGCCTTTTTTACAAATTGGCGAAACTAAGTACGGTAAGCCAATTCTCGATCGTACTCTCAATTTCGATACTCCTTTAGAAGCTTGCGCTAAATGCGCGATTCTTTCGATCGATTCCACTATGAAGTCGAATATTTCTGTTGGCCCACCAATTACGATGGTGATGTATCAAACCGATAGTCTAACGATTCGCCATAAGCTGAAATTGCGTTTGGGAGACCCTTATTTAGCTAAAATTCGTAAGTGGTGGGAAGACTCGGTAAAAAAGGCTTTCGAGCAAATGCCCGATATTGAATGGGAATACAATCCAGAACCATTTCAAGAAGATGTCGTAATTGATTGA
- a CDS encoding transglutaminase family protein codes for MRYQIVHNTTYTYDRRVALSPHIIRLRSRCDGSQKLHSFSLKIDPEPLGISDLIDLDGNSLIKIWFEGNADQLKIEVTSEVETYRTNPFDYLLEPWALNLPIDYPTSLLSQLQPYLQSPYPPKLDPLVVELTQDICHKVHHQTTSFLSELNQQIYKNCPHIIRENGDPFPAGYTWKHKSGSCRDLTVLFMEACRAVGLAARFVSGYQEGDPDKKERELHAWAEVYLPGAGWRGYDPTHGLAVADRHIALVSSAIPKYTAPISGNFRAPGKQLSMEFHLSIESLVISH; via the coding sequence ATGCGCTATCAAATAGTACACAACACAACTTACACCTACGATCGAAGAGTTGCACTATCACCGCACATCATCAGATTGCGATCGCGTTGTGATGGCTCTCAAAAACTCCACTCTTTTTCCCTCAAAATCGATCCCGAACCGCTCGGTATTTCTGACCTAATTGACTTAGATGGCAATTCCTTAATTAAAATTTGGTTTGAAGGAAACGCAGACCAACTGAAAATCGAAGTAACCTCAGAAGTAGAAACCTATCGAACCAACCCTTTTGATTACCTTTTAGAACCTTGGGCATTAAACCTTCCCATCGATTACCCAACCTCTTTATTATCCCAACTTCAGCCATATTTACAATCTCCATATCCGCCCAAATTAGACCCCTTAGTAGTTGAATTAACTCAAGATATTTGCCATAAAGTTCATCATCAAACTACTAGTTTTCTAAGCGAACTCAATCAACAAATTTACAAAAATTGCCCGCATATTATCCGAGAAAATGGAGACCCTTTTCCAGCCGGCTATACATGGAAGCATAAATCTGGTTCTTGTCGTGACTTGACAGTGCTATTTATGGAAGCTTGTCGCGCCGTTGGATTAGCCGCTAGATTTGTCAGCGGTTACCAGGAAGGCGACCCCGACAAAAAAGAACGAGAACTCCATGCTTGGGCGGAAGTATACTTACCAGGAGCGGGTTGGCGAGGTTACGATCCTACTCATGGGTTAGCAGTAGCCGATCGTCATATTGCTTTAGTTAGTAGTGCTATACCCAAATATACTGCCCCCATTTCCGGTAATTTTCGCGCACCTGGAAAGCAACTATCAATGGAATTTCACCTATCTATTGAGTCATTGGTCATTAGTCATTAG
- a CDS encoding alpha-E domain-containing protein: MLSRVANSIYWLNRYVERAENIARFINTNLNLILDTPPGVVQQWQPLVVTTGDLSLFQERCGNATAENVIQFLTFDSEYSNSILSCLRIARENARSIREVISSEMWEQINSFYFMVKDAADGQIPFEPQDFFSEVKMASHLFAGVMDATMTHNEGWHFGQIGRYLERADKTARILDVKYFLLLPSVKDVGSTLDELQWMSLLRSASAYEMYRKWQHRISPTGIAEFLILDREFPRSIRFCTMQAERSLHQITGTPAGTWSNPAERALGRLRAELDYLTIEEVIQTGLHEFLDQLLQHINGVGNNIFETFFAAKPIS; encoded by the coding sequence ATGTTAAGTCGCGTTGCTAATTCAATTTACTGGTTAAATCGGTATGTAGAAAGGGCGGAAAATATTGCCCGATTTATTAATACCAACTTGAATTTAATTTTGGATACTCCGCCTGGGGTGGTTCAACAATGGCAACCTTTGGTTGTAACCACAGGAGATTTGTCATTATTTCAAGAACGTTGCGGAAACGCTACTGCCGAAAACGTGATTCAATTTCTCACTTTTGATAGCGAGTATTCAAATTCTATTTTGTCTTGTTTGCGAATAGCGAGAGAAAATGCTCGATCGATCCGAGAAGTGATTTCTTCAGAAATGTGGGAACAGATCAACTCTTTTTATTTCATGGTAAAAGATGCGGCGGACGGACAAATTCCGTTTGAACCGCAAGACTTTTTTAGTGAAGTTAAAATGGCTAGCCATCTATTTGCAGGAGTGATGGATGCTACCATGACTCATAATGAAGGATGGCATTTTGGTCAAATTGGTAGATATTTGGAAAGAGCAGATAAAACTGCCCGGATTTTAGATGTAAAATATTTCTTGCTTCTGCCTTCAGTCAAAGATGTGGGTAGCACTTTGGATGAATTGCAGTGGATGTCTTTATTGCGATCGGCTAGTGCTTACGAAATGTATCGCAAATGGCAACATCGGATCAGTCCTACTGGTATTGCAGAGTTCCTGATTTTAGACCGGGAGTTTCCACGATCGATCAGATTTTGTACCATGCAAGCAGAGCGATCGCTTCATCAAATCACCGGAACTCCCGCCGGAACTTGGAGTAACCCCGCCGAACGTGCTTTAGGTCGTTTGCGTGCGGAATTGGACTATTTAACCATTGAAGAAGTGATCCAAACCGGGCTGCACGAATTTCTCGATCAATTATTGCAACATATCAATGGAGTTGGCAATAATATCTTTGAAACTTTCTTTGCAGCTAAACCAATTAGTTGA
- a CDS encoding circularly permuted type 2 ATP-grasp protein, with amino-acid sequence MRLDNYDPGDYYDELFMGKGQPRPQATPLIERINSLPPEELQQRQQVAQKALFKLGATFNVYGDNRGTERIFPFDVIPRIVSAPEWATLEAGLKQRIYSLNCFIADIYDAQKIVKDGVIPLDLINSAKGFLQPCVGLKPPGGIWCHITGTDLVRDKDGQWYVLEDNLRCPSGISYVLENRRVMKSSFSKLFETMAIRPVDDYPSHLLESLLNLTPNNLSDPTVVVLTPGIYNSAYFEHSFLAQQMGVELVEGKDLVVVDGYLQMRTTKGLKRVDVVYRRIDDDFIDPLVFRRDSMLGIPGLTNVYRAGRVAIANALGTGVADDKVIYAYVPEMIRYYLGEEPILQNVPTYLCWNDKDRNYVLENLEKLVVKAANESGGYGMLVGTCSTAEERAEFAKRIQANPRNYIAQPTICLSRVPTIVDSNFEGCHVDLRPYILYGKDIYVHPGGLTRVALKRGSLVVNSSQGGGSKDTWVLAN; translated from the coding sequence ATGCGACTAGATAACTACGATCCGGGAGATTATTATGATGAACTATTTATGGGAAAAGGCCAACCTCGGCCACAAGCTACCCCGTTAATTGAAAGAATTAATTCTCTACCACCAGAAGAACTCCAGCAACGACAGCAAGTAGCGCAGAAAGCACTGTTCAAATTAGGAGCTACTTTTAATGTATATGGTGATAATCGAGGTACGGAAAGGATCTTTCCTTTTGATGTAATTCCTCGCATTGTTTCTGCTCCAGAATGGGCTACCTTAGAAGCAGGACTAAAGCAGCGCATCTATAGTTTGAACTGTTTTATAGCAGATATCTACGACGCCCAAAAAATCGTTAAAGATGGCGTTATCCCTTTAGATTTAATTAATTCAGCCAAAGGTTTCCTCCAACCTTGCGTTGGTTTAAAACCACCGGGAGGAATTTGGTGTCACATTACCGGCACCGATTTAGTGCGCGATAAAGACGGGCAGTGGTATGTTTTAGAAGATAACCTGCGCTGTCCTTCGGGAATTTCTTACGTTTTGGAAAATCGCCGGGTGATGAAATCTTCTTTCTCGAAACTGTTCGAGACAATGGCAATTCGACCAGTTGATGATTATCCCAGTCATTTGTTAGAAAGTTTGCTAAATTTAACGCCTAACAATTTATCAGATCCGACGGTAGTAGTTCTCACCCCAGGTATTTACAATTCCGCTTATTTTGAACATTCTTTTTTGGCTCAACAAATGGGAGTGGAATTGGTGGAAGGGAAAGATTTGGTAGTAGTCGATGGCTATTTGCAAATGCGAACTACTAAAGGATTGAAACGAGTAGATGTGGTGTATCGCCGCATTGACGATGACTTCATCGATCCCCTAGTTTTTCGCCGGGATTCCATGTTAGGAATACCGGGTTTAACGAATGTTTATCGGGCGGGTAGAGTTGCGATCGCAAATGCACTGGGAACGGGAGTTGCAGATGATAAAGTGATCTATGCTTACGTTCCCGAAATGATTCGCTATTACTTGGGAGAAGAACCTATTTTACAAAACGTTCCTACTTATTTATGTTGGAATGACAAAGACCGAAATTACGTACTGGAAAATTTAGAAAAATTAGTAGTAAAAGCTGCTAATGAATCTGGTGGTTATGGAATGTTAGTAGGTACTTGTTCCACAGCGGAAGAACGCGCCGAATTTGCCAAACGCATCCAAGCAAATCCTCGTAATTATATCGCTCAACCTACAATTTGTTTATCGCGAGTTCCCACAATAGTTGATAGTAATTTTGAAGGTTGTCATGTGGATCTTCGACCTTACATTCTGTATGGGAAAGATATTTACGTACATCCCGGTGGTTTAACTCGCGTTGCTTTGAAACGCGGTTCTTTAGTAGTTAATTCTTCTCAGGGTGGCGGTAGTAAAGATACTTGGGTACTTGCTAATTAG